One region of bacterium genomic DNA includes:
- the recA gene encoding recombinase RecA, giving the protein MEETRERAINEALRQIEKSFGKGAVMRLGEKEIKVCKDAISTGSLSLDAALGIGGIPRGRTVEIFGSEGSGKTTLGLHILAEAQKKGGVGAFIDAEHALDPVYAKNLGVDVDNLLISQPDTGEEALEIAETLTRSGAVDVIVIDSVAALVPRAEIEGEIGESFIGLQARLMSQALRKLTGVVSKSKTCAIFINQIRYKIGVLLGNPMTTPGGLALKFHSSVRLEIKSVTPIKKGEERIGNHIKVMVVKNKLAPPFKSAEFDILYGKGISMVGDIFDLAVKHNLVEKAGTWFSYKGEKIGQGRENAIDYLIQHPEISSTLEKEIRGIIGLS; this is encoded by the coding sequence ATGGAAGAGACAAGAGAGCGTGCAATAAATGAGGCTTTGCGCCAAATAGAGAAGAGCTTTGGTAAGGGTGCTGTGATGAGACTTGGTGAGAAGGAGATTAAGGTGTGTAAAGATGCAATCTCAACTGGTTCACTTTCGCTTGATGCAGCACTTGGAATAGGAGGCATACCACGTGGCAGGACAGTAGAGATATTTGGGTCAGAGGGAAGTGGTAAGACTACACTTGGGTTACATATTTTAGCAGAAGCCCAAAAAAAGGGAGGGGTAGGCGCATTTATTGATGCTGAGCATGCACTTGACCCAGTATATGCTAAAAATTTAGGTGTAGATGTTGATAACCTACTTATATCACAGCCAGATACAGGGGAGGAGGCACTTGAGATTGCAGAGACTCTCACAAGGAGTGGAGCAGTTGATGTCATAGTTATTGACTCTGTGGCTGCGCTTGTCCCAAGAGCTGAAATTGAGGGTGAGATAGGCGAATCTTTCATTGGATTACAGGCAAGACTTATGTCGCAAGCACTTAGAAAACTTACAGGAGTAGTATCAAAATCAAAGACTTGCGCCATCTTTATAAATCAGATAAGATACAAAATTGGCGTACTTTTGGGTAACCCGATGACAACTCCTGGTGGATTGGCACTTAAATTTCATTCATCTGTGAGACTTGAAATAAAAAGTGTCACCCCTATTAAAAAGGGAGAAGAAAGGATAGGTAACCATATAAAGGTTATGGTTGTCAAAAACAAGCTTGCGCCCCCATTTAAGAGTGCAGAATTTGATATCCTTTATGGAAAAGGGATTTCAATGGTTGGTGATATATTTGATCTTGCAGTTAAGCATAATCTTGTAGAGAAGGCTGGGACTTGGTTTTCTTACAAGGGTGAAAAAATTGGGCAAGGTAGGGAAAATGCAATAGATTACTTAATACAGCACCCAGAAATTAGTTCTACACTTGAAAAAGAAATAAGAGGAATAATTGGATTGAGCTAA